The Desmonostoc muscorum LEGE 12446 genome includes a region encoding these proteins:
- a CDS encoding TIGR03032 family protein — protein sequence MQTRPANFTPALKIAVSHELNPWLAQQNLSLAFTTYQTNRLFFVSSQANGQLQLQERLFDKPMGLFATDNRLYMTSRYQLWHFDNLLGSSKNYGEGVSEALLQADRLYVPRTAYTTGDVNAHEVVLDNAGKVIFVNTDFSCLATLSPDYNFVPIWQPPFISKLVAEDRCHLNGLAMVEGKPSYVTACSTTDIAAGWRNHRHDGGVVIDVNQNEIIATGLSMPHSPRWYQGKLWLLNSGTGELGYIQDRQFHPITFCPGFVRGLAFWENFAFVGLSKLRSQSFTGLTLEKRLIAQGNRPECGLMVIDLQTGTPLHWLYFQEVIEELFDVVVLPGVLQPQAIGLQGDEIQRLVTFPNSGGIVTTKPTAHRPSLGTAAPVAGLPSPNPIVGAQALHPEVKYQRVYHLNSSNAKDYNHLTYPNLQKRWRNQPPQGELVGLSASVGGAIVGLAISERINPQLGEIISLFVLPEYRRQGIGTRLVAYLEKDRTYATGTMRSLTNSTKVL from the coding sequence ATGCAGACAAGACCAGCAAATTTCACTCCTGCGTTAAAAATTGCTGTTTCGCACGAGTTGAACCCCTGGCTGGCACAGCAGAATCTGAGTCTTGCTTTCACTACCTACCAAACCAACCGACTTTTTTTCGTCAGTAGCCAAGCCAACGGACAGCTTCAGCTACAGGAAAGACTGTTCGATAAACCGATGGGGCTTTTTGCTACAGATAATCGCCTATACATGACTAGCCGTTACCAACTGTGGCATTTCGATAATCTGCTGGGTAGTAGCAAAAATTACGGTGAAGGCGTTAGTGAAGCGCTGCTGCAAGCAGATCGCCTTTATGTGCCGCGCACGGCTTACACTACCGGTGATGTCAATGCCCATGAAGTTGTGTTAGACAACGCCGGAAAAGTTATTTTTGTCAATACAGATTTTAGTTGTTTAGCCACCCTCAGCCCAGACTACAACTTTGTCCCCATTTGGCAACCGCCCTTTATCTCCAAACTCGTTGCCGAAGATCGCTGTCATCTCAATGGGTTAGCGATGGTAGAGGGCAAACCGAGCTACGTCACAGCTTGTAGTACTACAGATATAGCTGCCGGGTGGCGCAATCATCGCCATGATGGCGGAGTCGTCATCGACGTTAACCAGAACGAAATTATCGCTACAGGCTTATCCATGCCCCATTCACCGCGTTGGTATCAGGGGAAATTATGGTTGCTCAATTCCGGCACAGGAGAATTAGGCTACATCCAGGATCGTCAATTCCATCCCATCACCTTTTGTCCTGGATTTGTGCGCGGATTAGCCTTTTGGGAAAACTTCGCCTTTGTCGGACTATCTAAATTACGTTCCCAGAGTTTTACCGGATTAACCTTAGAAAAACGCTTAATTGCCCAGGGAAATCGCCCCGAATGTGGTTTGATGGTGATTGACTTGCAGACAGGCACGCCCCTGCACTGGCTATATTTTCAGGAAGTCATCGAAGAACTATTTGATGTAGTAGTTCTGCCGGGTGTGCTACAACCCCAAGCCATTGGGTTACAAGGAGACGAAATACAGCGGCTAGTCACATTTCCCAACAGTGGCGGCATAGTCACCACCAAACCCACCGCCCACCGTCCCAGTTTAGGTACAGCCGCCCCGGTGGCTGGTTTACCCTCACCCAACCCGATTGTAGGGGCGCAAGCCTTGCACCCAGAGGTTAAGTATCAACGGGTATATCACCTCAACAGTAGTAACGCCAAAGACTACAATCACCTGACCTATCCCAACTTACAAAAACGCTGGCGAAATCAACCGCCCCAAGGGGAATTAGTTGGGCTTTCGGCTTCCGTAGGTGGGGCAATTGTCGGGTTGGCCATCAGCGAACGTATAAACCCACAGCTTGGGGAAATTATTTCTCTATTCGTCTTACCCGAATACCGCCGACAAGGAATTGGCACTCGCTTAGTGGCTTATTTAGAAAAAGACAGGACTTACGCAACTGGCACAATGCGATCGCTAACAAATAGTACTAAAGTACTATAA
- a CDS encoding IS701 family transposase: protein MKFTKLDYCQYLLSSQINYTITNLAEHLESISHDTINYYLKREKLTPRLLWDNVKEVVEPDDNGYIIFDDSILDKRYSEEIEIVRRQYSGNEHGVLKGIGVVSCVYVNPTLQRFWVIDYRIFNPDVDGKTKIDHVKDMLQSLVYHKLLPFDTVLMDTWYAVHSLMLYIDSLDKIYYCPLKDNRLVDDTFGQAKYKRIELLEWSQEELDCGKIIKIKGFPANKKVKLFRVTVSTNRTDYVATNDLSQSSTDVVQEVCKIRWKIEEFHREIKQLTGIEFCQCRKARLQRNHIACAMLVWVRLKNLAYTTGQTIYQIKHNLLSNYLIQQLKRPSILMCLV, encoded by the coding sequence ATGAAGTTTACTAAATTAGATTATTGCCAGTATCTACTTAGTAGCCAAATTAATTATACCATTACCAATTTGGCAGAGCATTTAGAGAGTATTAGCCATGATACAATTAACTATTATTTGAAAAGAGAAAAATTAACACCTCGTTTACTATGGGATAACGTGAAAGAGGTAGTTGAGCCTGATGACAATGGTTACATAATATTTGATGATAGCATTTTAGATAAAAGGTATTCTGAAGAAATAGAAATAGTCAGAAGACAATATAGTGGTAATGAGCATGGTGTCCTTAAAGGCATTGGCGTAGTTAGCTGCGTGTATGTCAACCCTACACTTCAAAGATTTTGGGTCATAGATTATCGAATTTTTAATCCTGATGTCGATGGCAAAACCAAGATAGACCATGTGAAAGACATGCTCCAAAGCCTTGTGTATCATAAGCTTTTACCATTTGATACTGTTTTGATGGATACATGGTATGCGGTACACAGTTTAATGCTATATATTGATAGCTTAGACAAAATTTATTATTGCCCTTTAAAAGACAATCGGTTAGTTGATGATACATTTGGTCAAGCAAAATATAAACGTATTGAATTATTAGAATGGAGTCAAGAAGAATTAGATTGTGGTAAGATAATCAAAATTAAAGGGTTCCCAGCTAATAAAAAAGTGAAACTATTCCGGGTTACTGTTTCTACCAACAGAACGGATTATGTCGCAACTAACGATTTATCTCAAAGTTCCACGGATGTTGTACAAGAGGTGTGTAAAATTCGTTGGAAAATCGAGGAGTTTCACAGAGAAATTAAACAATTAACTGGGATTGAATTTTGCCAATGTCGGAAAGCTAGGCTTCAAAGAAATCATATCGCTTGTGCAATGTTAGTTTGGGTTAGGTTAAAGAATTTAGCCTATACAACTGGTCAAACTATTTATCAAATCAAGCATAACTTGCTTTCTAATTATTTAATTCAGCAACTGAAACGCCCAAGTATTCTTATGTGCTTGGTTTGA
- a CDS encoding GNAT family N-acetyltransferase, which yields MSIQLAESDFQILQCFPVMSQLRPHLEEAKFIEQVRYQMKEGYQIAFLEIDDRTVAVAGFRISTCLASGKFLYVDDLVVDEWKRSQNYGQQLFQWLIEYATNNYCQYLSLDSGVQRFAAHRFYLMQRMSITSHHFSIEL from the coding sequence GTGTCAATACAATTGGCAGAATCTGATTTTCAAATATTACAGTGTTTTCCTGTCATGTCCCAGTTGCGTCCTCACCTTGAAGAAGCTAAGTTTATAGAACAAGTTCGATATCAGATGAAAGAAGGATATCAAATTGCATTCTTGGAAATAGACGACCGAACTGTCGCAGTTGCCGGATTTCGCATTTCTACATGTTTAGCATCGGGGAAATTTTTATATGTTGATGATTTAGTTGTTGATGAGTGGAAGCGGTCACAAAACTATGGTCAACAGTTATTTCAGTGGCTAATTGAATATGCAACAAATAACTACTGTCAATACCTGAGTCTTGATTCTGGTGTTCAGCGATTTGCAGCTCACAGATTTTATCTCATGCAGCGCATGAGCATTACAAGTCATCACTTTTCAATAGAATTGTAG
- a CDS encoding anion transporter — protein sequence MLVLRYLVILLTYIGLGLGYLPGLRMNRATIAIVGSALLMALGLLDLRAAWSAIDYKTVIFLFGMMIISANLAVSGFFRLAVDYTIRNIHSPLGLLIVLTFGSGFLSALFLNDTIALILTPLVVSLTQLLNLNPVPYLLALAGATNIGSVATLSGNPQNILIGSFSSISYLDFAKALTPLALVSLVIQVGWLWWLYPEVRSLRPDLKVEPPNYRIFKPLLIKSLLITGGLLVAFLIGIPTAEATLIAAGLLLVTRRLKPERILQKVDWDLLLMFCGLFILTEGVQKLGALEWFSRFVHDPLSILGVTVLLSNLVSNVPAVLLLHHLIPHPDTQTWLLLAAASTLAGNLTLLGSVANLIVAEAVAKRGYRLTFGEHLRFGLPLTAVTLALTYFWIYANPL from the coding sequence ATGCTAGTTCTGCGATACCTTGTGATTTTACTAACTTACATCGGGTTGGGACTGGGCTACTTACCTGGACTGCGGATGAATCGTGCCACAATTGCCATTGTGGGTTCGGCTTTGTTGATGGCATTAGGATTGTTGGATCTGCGTGCGGCATGGAGTGCTATTGACTACAAAACAGTCATCTTCCTGTTCGGCATGATGATAATTAGTGCTAATCTCGCCGTTTCCGGTTTTTTCCGGTTGGCTGTTGATTACACTATCCGTAATATACACAGTCCCTTAGGATTATTAATAGTACTAACTTTTGGTAGCGGTTTTCTCTCAGCACTGTTCCTCAATGACACGATCGCCCTAATTCTCACACCTCTAGTAGTTAGTCTGACGCAATTACTCAACCTCAACCCTGTTCCCTACTTGTTGGCACTAGCTGGGGCAACTAATATTGGTTCTGTTGCCACCCTCAGCGGCAATCCTCAAAATATCTTAATTGGTTCGTTCTCTAGCATTAGTTATCTAGACTTTGCCAAAGCTTTGACACCCCTAGCTTTGGTAAGTTTAGTAATCCAAGTGGGTTGGTTGTGGTGGTTGTATCCAGAGGTGCGTTCTCTTCGTCCCGATCTGAAAGTAGAACCACCCAATTACCGTATCTTCAAACCACTGCTAATCAAGAGTCTGCTAATTACAGGCGGATTACTAGTAGCTTTTTTAATTGGCATTCCCACTGCCGAAGCAACCTTAATTGCCGCTGGGCTATTACTAGTAACACGTCGCCTCAAGCCAGAGCGAATTCTCCAAAAGGTGGATTGGGATTTGCTGCTGATGTTCTGTGGCTTGTTCATTCTCACCGAGGGCGTGCAGAAACTTGGTGCGCTGGAATGGTTTTCACGTTTCGTTCACGATCCCTTGAGCATTCTGGGAGTAACCGTGTTGTTGTCGAATCTGGTATCCAATGTGCCGGCGGTACTGCTGCTACATCACCTAATTCCTCATCCCGATACGCAAACTTGGCTACTGCTAGCGGCAGCTTCCACACTGGCAGGAAATTTGACGCTGCTGGGTTCTGTTGCCAATTTGATTGTAGCGGAGGCAGTTGCCAAGCGAGGATATCGGCTGACCTTTGGGGAGCATTTACGATTTGGACTACCGTTAACTGCTGTGACTCTGGCACTTACTTATTTCTGGATTTATGCTAATCCTTTATAG
- a CDS encoding MFS transporter, which translates to MLPNDNPFFLVSVQLLDGIGAGIFGVMQLLVIADLTKGIGHFNLAQGGIGAAVGIGASLSNSLAGFVAKEVGYKASFLSIAAIAAFALAFFWFFMPETKSTSHSVNSQSELTTVGE; encoded by the coding sequence ATGCTCCCCAACGATAATCCTTTCTTTTTGGTATCTGTGCAATTATTGGATGGTATTGGTGCAGGAATTTTTGGCGTCATGCAGCTTTTGGTAATAGCCGATTTGACAAAGGGAATAGGACACTTCAATCTAGCCCAGGGAGGAATTGGCGCTGCCGTTGGCATTGGTGCGTCCCTGAGTAACTCCTTGGCTGGTTTTGTAGCTAAAGAAGTTGGGTACAAAGCTAGCTTTTTGAGTATAGCCGCGATCGCCGCCTTTGCCTTGGCTTTCTTTTGGTTCTTTATGCCTGAAACTAAATCTACATCCCATTCGGTAAACTCTCAATCTGAGTTAACTACGGTGGGGGAGTAG
- a CDS encoding aminotransferase class IV, which produces MSVNNDIFWYDGKLIHSQTLELNINDPGLLYGATVFTTLRVYENSLDSNLTNWQAHCDRLLSSIQSFAWQQPDWKRVRQGAQLLLPHFPVLRITLFPDGRESIIGRFLPPDLTEKQKNGIACYVASSEFSRSLPSHKTGNYLSAWLAKTSSNAQEAILVDAQGNWLETSTGNLLGWCDGSWWTPPIKAGILPGILRSQLVNWLQNQQQPMQQEPWSVELVQKFEAIAYTNSVVEIIPIHTVHQPTGSLQYNPHHPSFQQIRGLF; this is translated from the coding sequence ATGAGTGTGAACAATGATATTTTTTGGTATGACGGGAAATTAATTCACTCCCAAACTCTGGAATTAAATATTAACGATCCAGGGTTACTTTATGGGGCGACTGTTTTTACAACGTTGCGAGTTTATGAGAACTCCCTAGATAGTAATTTAACTAATTGGCAAGCACATTGCGATCGCCTACTTTCCTCAATCCAATCTTTTGCTTGGCAACAACCCGATTGGAAGCGTGTACGCCAAGGTGCCCAACTTCTCCTCCCACACTTCCCGGTTCTCAGAATTACCCTGTTTCCCGATGGACGAGAGTCGATAATTGGCAGATTTTTACCACCAGATTTGACAGAAAAGCAAAAAAATGGTATTGCGTGCTACGTTGCCAGTTCAGAATTTTCTCGTTCTCTGCCTTCTCATAAAACTGGAAATTATTTGAGTGCTTGGTTAGCAAAAACTAGCTCAAATGCCCAAGAAGCAATATTAGTAGATGCCCAAGGAAATTGGCTAGAAACCAGCACAGGTAACCTTTTGGGATGGTGTGATGGTAGTTGGTGGACGCCGCCAATCAAGGCTGGAATTTTGCCGGGAATATTGCGATCGCAACTTGTAAACTGGTTACAAAACCAGCAACAACCAATGCAGCAGGAACCTTGGAGTGTAGAGCTAGTCCAGAAATTTGAAGCGATCGCCTACACTAATAGTGTGGTAGAGATTATCCCCATTCATACCGTTCATCAGCCAACAGGATCGCTACAATATAATCCACACCATCCTAGTTTTCAGCAAATAAGGGGTCTTTTTTGA
- a CDS encoding beta strand repeat-containing protein, which translates to MADPNFLAPITSPFGLMDVGLSAAPTFADIDADGDLDAFVGNSNGNTVFYRNTGSAAAATFTLEATNPFGLTDVGLSAAPTFADIDADGDLDAFVGNSNGNTLFYRNTGTAAVPTFTLEATNPFGLTDVGSYAAPTLADIDADGDLDAFVGNDSGNTLFYRNTGTAAVPTFTLEATNPFGLTNVGLSAAPTFADIDADGDLDAFVGNNDGNTLFYRNTGTAAAATFTLEATNPFGLTDVGFFASPTFADIDADGDLDAFVGNLDGTTLFFENTPGTSNNPPTATDDTATTNEDTAVSGNVLTNDSDTDTGDILTVAAVNGVAASVGNQITLASGALLTLNADGSYNYNPNGQFESLAVGQTGSDSFTYTISDGQGGTSDATVTITIDGVDEILGTDPNFIAPINNPFGLTDVGYFAAPTFADIDGDGDLDAFVGNYDGNTLFYRNTGTAAAATFTLETTNPFGLTDVGYLAAPTFADIDNDGDLDAFVGNDDGNTLFYRNTGTAAVPTFTLEATNPFGLTNVGNYAVPTLADIDNDGDLDAFVGNSSGNTLFYRNTGTAAAATFTLEATNPFGLTDVGLSAAPTFADIDNDGDLDAFVGNNDGDTLFYRNTGTAAAATFTLEATNPFGLTNVGFSAKPTFADIDADGDLDAFVGNGDGNTLFFENTSATTTTPTVSITAQTATATESGSNGVYRITRTDTTGDLTINLTLDGGSTAATADYNLSGGSVTVSGNTLSVTIADGQSFVDINLAAIDDIPAEADETLTLNLDTGTGYTIDSTNNTATVTIAANDTVVTNTNDDGEGSLRQAILNANANPGADTITFAGSIFTDATPDIITLTSGELLITDDVTILGTGANQLTVSGNNASRVFNISNTGTDATIDALTIANGNSLSGAGIRINSGASLILTNSTISNNSGPSGGFGGGGIANIGGTVNVINSTISGNTGAAGGGIASNGTLTLTNSTISGNTANVFGGGIAVVGAVTVISSTITNNTADSDNDGNGDGGGFASFGGTITAQNTIIAGNFDTGNEAPDVLGDITGDANNLIGTLAGASGTIGTGSDIVNPNPGLAALADNGGPTQTHAIVAGSAAINAGNNALVPGGVTTDQRGTTRIIGGTVDIGAYESPFIPPVATNDTATTDENTLVNINVLANDTDANSDSLTITQVNGNSITVGTPITLASGALLTLKTDSTFDYNPNGQFESLAAGATTNDSFTYTVSDNGKGGTSTATVNLTINGVNDAPTGSPTATLSNTLEDTAITITAANLLTGFSDVDAGDTLSVTNLTATNGALVNNNNGTYSFTPNANFNGTVNLTYNVTDGVATLTGQTQSFSVTPVNDAPVAVDDSTSTFFGTTVNIPVSSLLANDTDVDSTSLSITGVSGATHGTAVLNNNGTASNTADDFVSFTPNLLFFGNASFNYTLSDGSLTDTATVTVAVGLNIFGTVFADYLTGTLGNDIINGGNGNDTIYGGAGNDSLDGGNGNDILYGDGLMDGGAGNDTLNGGNGNDTLYGGGGTDNLTGGNGNDLLYGGVASDTLTGGNGTDTFAFAAGEGTDTITDFSDGNDLIGLYGGLSYGQLSFSGNNILVTSTNEILATLTGINTTTLTTADFVTL; encoded by the coding sequence ATGGCTGACCCGAATTTTCTGGCTCCAATTACCAGCCCCTTCGGACTGATGGATGTGGGGCTTTCTGCTGCACCCACCTTTGCCGATATTGATGCAGATGGCGACTTGGATGCTTTTGTGGGGAATTCTAACGGCAATACCGTGTTTTACCGCAACACAGGAAGTGCTGCTGCTGCCACTTTCACACTAGAAGCTACCAACCCCTTCGGACTGACGGATGTGGGGCTTTCTGCTGCACCCACCTTTGCCGATATTGATGCAGATGGCGACTTGGATGCTTTTGTGGGGAATTCTAACGGCAATACCTTGTTTTACCGCAACACAGGAACTGCTGCTGTTCCCACTTTCACACTAGAAGCCACCAACCCCTTCGGACTGACGGATGTGGGGAGTTATGCTGCACCCACCCTTGCCGATATTGATGCAGATGGCGACTTGGATGCTTTTGTGGGGAATGACTCTGGCAATACCTTGTTTTACCGCAACACAGGAACTGCTGCTGTTCCCACTTTCACACTAGAAGCTACCAACCCCTTCGGACTGACAAATGTGGGGCTTTCTGCTGCACCCACCTTTGCCGATATTGATGCAGATGGCGACTTGGATGCTTTTGTGGGGAATAATGACGGCAATACCTTGTTTTACCGCAACACAGGAACTGCTGCTGCTGCCACTTTCACACTAGAAGCTACCAACCCCTTCGGACTGACGGATGTGGGGTTTTTTGCTTCACCCACCTTTGCCGATATTGATGCAGATGGCGACTTGGATGCTTTTGTGGGGAATCTGGACGGCACTACCTTGTTCTTCGAGAATACACCTGGTACCTCTAACAATCCTCCCACCGCCACTGACGACACTGCCACCACGAACGAAGACACTGCTGTTAGTGGTAACGTCTTAACCAACGACAGCGACACCGATACTGGCGATATCTTGACAGTAGCCGCTGTTAATGGTGTTGCTGCCAGTGTCGGCAACCAAATTACCTTAGCTTCCGGTGCTTTACTCACCCTCAACGCTGACGGCAGTTATAACTACAACCCCAACGGTCAATTTGAATCTCTGGCTGTGGGTCAAACTGGTAGTGATAGCTTCACTTACACTATCAGTGATGGTCAAGGTGGGACTAGCGATGCTACCGTCACCATTACGATTGACGGAGTTGACGAGATTTTAGGCACTGATCCGAATTTTATCGCCCCAATTAACAACCCCTTCGGACTGACGGATGTGGGGTATTTTGCTGCACCCACCTTTGCCGATATTGATGGGGATGGCGACTTGGATGCTTTTGTGGGCAATTATGACGGCAATACCTTGTTTTACCGCAACACAGGAACTGCTGCTGCTGCCACTTTCACACTAGAAACTACCAACCCCTTCGGACTGACGGATGTGGGGTATTTGGCTGCACCCACCTTTGCCGATATTGACAATGATGGCGACTTGGATGCTTTTGTGGGCAATGATGACGGCAATACCTTGTTTTACCGCAACACAGGAACTGCTGCTGTTCCCACTTTCACACTAGAAGCTACCAACCCCTTCGGACTGACAAATGTGGGGAATTATGCTGTACCCACCCTTGCCGATATTGACAATGATGGCGACTTGGATGCTTTTGTGGGCAATAGCTCAGGCAATACCTTGTTTTACCGCAACACAGGAACTGCTGCTGCTGCCACTTTCACACTAGAAGCTACTAACCCCTTCGGACTGACGGATGTGGGGCTTTCTGCTGCACCCACCTTTGCCGATATTGACAATGATGGCGACTTGGATGCTTTTGTGGGCAATAATGACGGCGATACCTTGTTTTACCGCAACACAGGAACTGCTGCTGCTGCCACTTTCACCCTAGAAGCTACCAACCCCTTCGGACTGACAAATGTGGGGTTTTCTGCTAAACCCACCTTTGCCGATATTGATGCAGATGGCGACTTGGATGCTTTTGTGGGGAATGGGGACGGCAATACCTTGTTCTTCGAGAATACATCCGCTACTACCACTACTCCCACTGTGAGCATCACGGCACAAACAGCCACAGCCACAGAAAGCGGCAGTAATGGTGTCTATCGCATTACTCGTACTGATACCACAGGGGATTTAACCATCAACCTCACCCTTGATGGCGGCAGCACGGCTGCTACTGCTGACTATAACCTCAGTGGTGGTAGTGTTACGGTTTCTGGCAATACCTTAAGTGTCACCATTGCTGATGGACAAAGCTTTGTTGATATTAACCTGGCTGCTATCGACGACATTCCTGCCGAAGCAGACGAAACCCTCACCCTTAACCTAGATACTGGCACAGGTTACACCATTGACAGCACAAATAATACAGCCACCGTCACCATTGCCGCCAACGACACCGTAGTAACTAACACCAACGATGACGGCGAAGGTTCCTTGCGGCAAGCGATTCTCAACGCTAATGCCAATCCTGGTGCAGATACCATTACCTTTGCTGGCAGCATTTTTACTGATGCTACCCCAGATATTATTACCCTAACTTCTGGGGAACTGCTGATTACTGATGATGTCACCATCTTAGGGACTGGGGCAAATCAACTGACAGTGAGTGGCAACAATGCCTCCCGCGTGTTCAACATTTCTAATACCGGAACAGACGCCACGATTGATGCTTTGACAATTGCTAATGGCAATTCTTTGAGCGGTGCTGGCATTCGTATCAACTCTGGTGCTAGTTTGATTTTAACAAATAGTACCATCTCTAACAATTCAGGCCCAAGCGGTGGTTTTGGCGGTGGCGGCATTGCCAACATAGGCGGCACTGTTAACGTCATAAACAGTACTATCTCTGGCAATACGGGAGCGGCTGGTGGCGGCATTGCCAGTAATGGTACACTCACTCTCACCAACAGTACCATCTCTGGAAATACAGCAAACGTGTTTGGTGGTGGTATAGCTGTCGTGGGGGCAGTTACTGTGATTAGTAGCACTATCACTAATAATACTGCTGACTCTGATAACGATGGTAATGGTGACGGTGGAGGATTCGCCAGTTTTGGAGGCACTATTACTGCTCAAAACACCATTATTGCTGGTAACTTCGATACTGGTAACGAAGCCCCCGATGTATTAGGTGATATCACAGGCGATGCCAACAACCTCATTGGCACTCTTGCAGGGGCATCCGGCACTATCGGCACTGGCAGTGATATCGTTAATCCCAACCCAGGACTAGCAGCTTTAGCCGATAACGGTGGCCCTACCCAAACCCATGCCATAGTCGCAGGTTCAGCCGCCATCAACGCCGGCAATAACGCCCTTGTCCCTGGTGGTGTCACCACTGACCAACGGGGTACAACTCGCATCATTGGCGGTACAGTGGATATCGGTGCTTATGAATCACCCTTCATTCCTCCGGTTGCTACCAATGATACCGCTACCACAGATGAAAATACTCTGGTTAACATCAACGTTCTTGCCAACGACACCGATGCTAATAGCGACAGTTTGACTATCACTCAAGTCAATGGCAACAGCATCACAGTAGGTACACCCATTACCCTGGCTTCTGGTGCATTGCTGACTCTCAAGACCGATAGTACTTTTGACTACAATCCCAACGGTCAATTTGAGTCTTTAGCTGCGGGTGCTACTACCAACGACAGCTTTACTTACACAGTCAGCGATAATGGCAAAGGCGGCACAAGCACAGCCACAGTTAACCTCACCATCAACGGTGTCAACGATGCGCCCACAGGTTCACCCACAGCCACATTAAGCAACACACTAGAAGATACTGCCATTACCATTACTGCCGCTAACTTATTAACAGGTTTCAGTGATGTTGATGCTGGTGATACCCTCTCAGTTACCAACTTGACTGCCACTAACGGGGCATTGGTAAATAACAATAATGGAACTTATAGTTTCACCCCAAATGCTAACTTTAATGGTACTGTTAACCTCACCTACAATGTGACTGATGGTGTAGCAACTTTAACCGGACAAACTCAAAGTTTCTCTGTCACCCCTGTTAATGATGCCCCTGTTGCTGTTGATGACAGTACTAGCACATTCTTTGGTACTACCGTCAACATCCCAGTTAGTAGCCTACTGGCAAATGATACCGATGTCGATAGCACCTCTTTGAGCATCACTGGTGTCAGCGGTGCTACCCACGGTACTGCCGTCCTCAACAATAACGGCACAGCCAGCAACACCGCAGATGATTTCGTTTCCTTTACCCCAAATCTTCTGTTCTTTGGCAATGCCAGTTTTAACTACACCCTCAGCGATGGTAGCCTCACTGATACGGCTACGGTGACTGTGGCTGTCGGTCTGAACATTTTTGGCACTGTTTTTGCTGATTACCTGACTGGCACCCTTGGTAACGACATCATCAACGGTGGTAATGGCAACGATACCATCTACGGCGGCGCGGGTAACGATAGCCTCGACGGTGGTAATGGCAACGACATCTTGTATGGCGATGGCCTGATGGATGGCGGCGCGGGTAACGATACCCTCAACGGTGGTAATGGCAATGATACTCTCTACGGTGGTGGCGGTACTGATAACCTCACTGGTGGTAATGGTAATGACCTATTGTATGGTGGTGTTGCCAGCGATACTCTCACAGGTGGCAACGGTACTGATACATTTGCCTTTGCTGCTGGGGAAGGTACTGATACTATTACTGATTTCTCTGACGGTAATGATTTGATTGGACTGTATGGTGGTTTGAGCTATGGGCAACTGAGTTTCTCTGGTAACAATATTCTGGTGACTTCCACTAATGAAATTTTGGCAACCCTGACTGGTATTAATACCACAACGCTGACTACTGCTGATTTCGTAACTCTTTAA